One part of the Candidatus Cloacimonas sp. genome encodes these proteins:
- the pgsA gene encoding CDP-diacylglycerol--glycerol-3-phosphate 3-phosphatidyltransferase — MIRQLPNILTVIRILLVPVFLYFLFWSPSSANIVIALIIFIVASVTDYLDGKIARQLNLISDFGKIMDPLADKLIVLSALAGLCLLPPFQISVVIFIIIFLRELIITILREVYQKQGIVIAADIFGKLKTVLQMAGIIIALLFWAYFEPVPQVVILVINIWFWFVALITVLSGLNYVSAIAKKRK, encoded by the coding sequence ATGATACGCCAACTGCCTAATATTTTAACCGTCATCCGTATTTTACTGGTTCCGGTTTTTCTTTATTTTCTGTTTTGGTCACCCAGTTCGGCAAACATTGTTATTGCTCTGATTATTTTTATCGTTGCCAGTGTTACGGATTATCTGGATGGCAAGATAGCGCGCCAACTGAATTTAATAAGTGATTTTGGTAAAATTATGGACCCTTTGGCGGATAAACTTATTGTGCTTTCCGCTTTGGCAGGTCTTTGTTTATTACCGCCTTTTCAGATTAGCGTCGTAATTTTTATAATCATTTTTCTGCGCGAATTGATTATCACTATTCTGCGCGAGGTCTATCAAAAACAAGGGATTGTAATAGCCGCCGATATTTTTGGCAAGCTGAAAACAGTTCTGCAAATGGCAGGCATAATCATCGCTTTGCTTTTTTGGGCATATTTTGAACCAGTGCCCCAAGTAGTGATCCTTGTTATCAATATCTGGTTTTGGTTTGTGGCGCTCATTACAGTGCTTAGTGGTTTAAATTATGTTAGTGCTATAGCTAAAAAAAGGAAATGA
- the nadA gene encoding quinolinate synthase NadA yields the protein MKKEELISEILRLKKEKNALILAHNYQIVEIQDIADYRGDSLQLSILASQAKAPLIVFCGVKFMAETAAILNPESKILLPVWDAGCPMADMINEAQLKAFKKNYPGSPVVCYVNSSVEVKAESDICCTSSNAVKVLNSLKTDKPILFVPDRNLGSWAAKQTGKNVIPWDGYCLVHQWSFTEEDVLAIKNKYPAHKLLVHPECDPAIVKYADFVMSTGGMMDWVKENDNAIIATEIGLIEYLQHIYPEKSLIPLSPKAICKNMKKITLESIYAALKYNQYEINVIPSIAQKAKVAIDRMLALSK from the coding sequence TATCAAATAGTGGAAATTCAAGATATTGCTGATTACCGTGGTGATTCTTTGCAGCTATCTATTTTGGCTTCGCAAGCGAAGGCGCCGTTAATTGTTTTTTGTGGAGTAAAATTTATGGCAGAAACAGCTGCCATTCTAAACCCGGAATCAAAGATTTTGCTGCCGGTTTGGGATGCTGGTTGTCCGATGGCTGATATGATAAATGAAGCACAACTGAAAGCATTCAAAAAAAATTATCCCGGCTCGCCGGTGGTCTGTTATGTAAATTCTTCGGTGGAAGTGAAAGCTGAAAGCGATATTTGCTGCACTTCTTCCAATGCGGTAAAAGTGCTCAATTCTTTAAAAACGGATAAGCCAATTTTGTTTGTTCCAGACCGCAATTTGGGTTCCTGGGCTGCCAAACAGACAGGAAAAAATGTAATACCCTGGGATGGTTATTGTTTGGTGCATCAATGGAGTTTTACGGAAGAAGATGTATTAGCCATTAAAAATAAATATCCTGCTCATAAGCTGCTGGTGCATCCTGAATGCGATCCCGCCATTGTTAAATATGCCGATTTTGTAATGTCCACGGGGGGAATGATGGATTGGGTGAAAGAAAATGACAATGCCATAATTGCTACGGAAATTGGGCTGATAGAATATTTGCAACATATCTATCCGGAAAAATCCCTAATTCCTCTTTCTCCTAAGGCAATTTGTAAAAATATGAAGAAAATAACGCTGGAAAGCATCTACGCTGCCCTAAAATATAATCAGTATGAAATTAATGTAATTCCTTCTATTGCCCAAAAAGCAAAGGTAGCCATAGACAGAATGTTAGCCCTTTCAAAGTAA